One stretch of Streptomyces peucetius DNA includes these proteins:
- a CDS encoding potassium channel family protein has product MLPGFLTRAMDVLLGRKDRSLHLKAAGGATAVLAITMLAGSWTVVTAEEGARNANLTTYPTALWWSIETATTVGYGDFYPVTPWGRVIAAVVMVVGITTYGIVTAALATWFVGREDRRRRHLDRMVEEAVHRLSDETAHALHERFDRVERMLTTKGEPGAGAG; this is encoded by the coding sequence GTGCTGCCCGGATTCCTGACCAGGGCGATGGATGTGCTGCTCGGCCGGAAGGACCGCTCGCTGCACCTGAAGGCCGCGGGCGGTGCCACGGCCGTCCTGGCGATCACGATGCTGGCTGGGTCCTGGACGGTGGTGACCGCCGAAGAGGGCGCCCGGAACGCCAATCTGACGACGTACCCCACGGCGCTGTGGTGGTCGATCGAGACGGCTACCACGGTGGGCTACGGGGATTTCTACCCGGTGACGCCATGGGGCCGGGTCATCGCCGCGGTCGTGATGGTCGTCGGCATCACCACGTACGGCATCGTCACCGCCGCCCTGGCGACCTGGTTCGTGGGCCGGGAGGACAGGCGGCGCAGGCACCTGGACCGGATGGTCGAAGAGGCCGTTCATCGGCTGTCCGACGAGACCGCGCACGCGCTGCACGAACGCTTCGACCGCGTCGAGCGGATGCTCACCACGAAGGGAGAACCAGGGGCAGGGGCCGGGTGA